From a single Paenibacillus sp. FSL W8-0426 genomic region:
- a CDS encoding ROK family protein, producing MRIGAIEAGGTKFVCGVGNERGSVEDWCSFPTEHPETTLARVCDYFRDKGVDAIGIGSFGPIDLQPDSPTYGYITTTPKPDWSNCNVVGALKREFPVPFGWDTDVNAAALGEMTWGAAQGLDNCAYYTIGTGVGIGLIAGGKRVHGLLHPEGGHMRTRRHPKDRFAGICKYHGDCLEGLAAGPAIEARWQSPGSELPSDHLAWEIESFYIAESITTTILLHSPQKVILGGGVMQQDHLFPIIRKQVVQNLNGYVNMPETMHHIDQYIVPPGLGQRAGLCGALALGLEALEQAAAASSL from the coding sequence ATGCGTATTGGGGCCATAGAAGCGGGCGGAACGAAATTTGTATGCGGCGTAGGCAACGAGCGAGGGAGCGTGGAAGACTGGTGCAGCTTTCCGACGGAGCATCCCGAGACCACGCTTGCCAGGGTGTGCGATTATTTCAGGGATAAAGGAGTGGACGCGATCGGGATCGGTTCCTTTGGTCCGATCGATTTGCAACCGGATAGCCCTACGTATGGTTACATTACGACAACCCCCAAGCCGGATTGGAGCAACTGCAATGTTGTCGGAGCCTTGAAACGTGAATTCCCGGTTCCCTTCGGATGGGATACGGATGTGAATGCAGCGGCACTCGGCGAGATGACATGGGGAGCTGCACAGGGGCTGGACAACTGTGCGTATTATACAATCGGCACAGGCGTTGGCATCGGGTTGATCGCCGGAGGAAAAAGAGTCCACGGGTTGCTGCATCCGGAGGGTGGACACATGCGAACAAGGCGGCATCCGAAGGATCGCTTTGCCGGCATTTGCAAGTACCATGGCGATTGCCTGGAGGGTTTGGCCGCGGGACCTGCCATTGAAGCTCGCTGGCAGAGCCCTGGCAGCGAGCTTCCGAGCGACCATCTGGCATGGGAGATCGAATCCTTTTACATTGCCGAATCCATTACGACGACCATCCTGCTGCATTCGCCGCAGAAGGTGATCCTAGGCGGCGGGGTCATGCAGCAGGATCATCTGTTTCCCATCATCCGGAAGCAGGTTGTGCAAAATCTGAATGGGTATGTAAACATGCCGGAAACGATGCATCATATCGACCAATATATTGTCCCTCCCGGATTGGGACAACGCGCAGGCCTGTGCGGTGCGCTAGCCCTGGGCCTCGAAGCGCTTGAACAAGCAGCGGCAGCTTCATCCTTATAA